A window of Sorex araneus isolate mSorAra2 chromosome 3, mSorAra2.pri, whole genome shotgun sequence genomic DNA:
GTGTACCTGGAGAGAGAGGGTCTTTTCTGGCACACTTTTTCCTGTGTGTGCCATTACAGAAATTAACCTAAAAAGCtagtgaggagctggagcaatagtatataaCGGGCcaattcttgccttgcacacattgacccaggtgcaatcctcaggaccccagatagtcccctgagcgcagagcccaggagtaagccctgatcactgctgggtgtggccctcaagcaaaAACAAGATCAGTGATAGAATCATCACACTAGGCCTCATGAATTTGGTAATATAAAGGTCAGGTCATCCAAGAACAAAATTCCAGTAGAATGACAGACTCAAGCACAGAGTGAATGTTTTAATGCACACTGGATAATGCAGATTGCAATTTCTGTAAATGTAGGCAAGGGAAATTCTCAAGCACCATCATTGTCTCAACATTTTGTTCTCTGGGCTTTATATTCTGAGGAGAATTACAAGCCATTTCAAATTCTGGGGTCATGCAGGCTTCCTCGGGGTCACTGGTTGGCCTCCAGTTGTGTTGAGACTGAAGCCAGGGTGTACTGGGGAGAACTGACTTCACCTTGGTTTCATTGTGAGTTTGTAAAAGAAATGATTTGAGATATATTCAAGTGTATTCATGTGGGTGCTGAGGAGATAGCAGAAGCATTAGGCTGCAGTGTGCCTGATCTCatcttgatccccagcatgccagtGTGACACTGGTGGTCTCCAGCACCGGAGTAGCACCTCATTCTAGCATCAGCTAATCAGCTGGGAGTGGCATGGGCCCCCACTGTATAAGATACGTCACCCCAGAGACTTTAGTTTTCCTGAAAAACTTGCAGTGCATAAGAGAATGTGATTCTGAAAAGTATTCTGAAAATCTCTAGCGATCTGATATGAAAGTGATTAAGGCATTATCTAGCATTTCTGCCAACACACGTATTTGGGACTTTTGTCCTAGTCTATTCTTTGTCCAGAAGCCGATACACATCTCCTGAGTGAGTTCATATATTTCCAGTTTCTCTCATCTTAACCTTGCTGCAGGTCTTAAGGGCAGATTTTTCACCCTGTCTTGGATCTCAACTTCAATATACTCAAACCAGCCTTGCAttttagaagggaaaaaaagcttTTGCTTTGGTAGATTAAATATTTGTAGCAAAGGGAGAATTGatccacatctggctatgcttaGGGACCACTTCTCGCAGGGCTCTGGGGCCAATTATGTACGATATAGGGGATCAATCCAGGATCTATGCATgccaggaaagcaccttaacctccATTCAATCTCTCCTGCACagtttatattttcaatatattattttaaaaattactctccAGACTAGAAGTGACACACCAAAGATAGAGGGTCTTGGGACCACTTGTTGGTTAAAGGTACACTAACTTGATACATcaaaatgttaacactattgaaGACGTGTtgcttaaattataatttttggaCCCacccatgcaagcaagcaccctacccactgtacctgaACCTaagttacaattttttaaaaaattacccactgtacccactgtacctGCACCTAAgttacagtttttttaaaaattactcttcatggggctggagcaatagcacagcaggtaaggcatttgccttgcacacagctgacccaggttcgattcccagcatcccatatggtcccctgagcaccgccaggagtaatttctgagtacatgagctaggagtaacccctgtggatcaccaggtgtaacccaaaaagcaaaaaaaaaaaaaattactctccacattttctgtttctggactggagcgatagcacagcggtagggtgttcgccttgcacacggcaacccgtgtttgattcctctgtccctttcggagagcccggcaagctaccaagagtattccgcctgctcggcagagcctgacaggcttctcatggagtatttgataaaccaaaaacagtaacaagtctcacaatggagacattgcttatgcccactggagcaaatagatgaacaacgggatgacagtgctacattgtttcTATGCTGAGcagggattacacacacttggttgtggttctGAGCGTTCCAAAAGCAGAACCAGTGTAGTGTTGGGGATCCCTGAGGATGGAATGTGCAGCTTCACCAGCCTGTTTTGCAAACGAGGTGGTGCTTCTAACCCTTCTCCAccagcttttgttttatttggatgGAGTCTGGTCATATTACCTCCATCCATGTAAAAAGTCTGTAATGTGATGAATATGAAAATCctctagttattttttaaaaaggctttgtTTTATGTAGGCTTTCTCTTGCAGGGCTCAAGCTAGATCTGTAggttgcaaaattattttttaaacattttttattgaatcatcgtgtaACAGACCCTGTCgatggatttcagttatacagtattccaacacccatcactccaccagtgtacatttcccaacactagtatccccaggttccctcccatcaccccccacctgcctctatggcaggcacttttcctctcctctctctctctcttttccccccccccctccctttgggcagtggtttgcaatattgatactgaaaggttatcaagaatattcctttacctacttttaacccttagATCTTGtgcagtgtgatcattcccagctattattgtcatactggtcccttctgtatcttatctaccctccgccccacacacacttgtggaagATTCCAACCAATTGTCCTAGCTCCAGTTTTCCCTGGCCTCTGATgtctttttaacttaaaaacttACATTGTCCGCTAAAACTATGTAGGTTCATGTTCACTTTGTGTGGAATAAGAATTGTTCTGCGCTGGGGCTTTGGGCAGGTTTGTAGGTCTAGCGCGTGGGAAATTCCTCCCACCAGGAAGGTTTCCAGGGAAGACCTAGGGGGCGGGGCTTCCCCCCTCTCAATTCCTGCTGCCTCCGGTCTGGACAGGCCCCATTTTACGGCAACCGTAAAGCGAAGCGGGGGCCCGCGGCCGTGAAGCCAGGAGCGGAACCACGCCCTGTTTTTATCGCGGCCGTAAAGCGAGGCGCAGGGCCACGCCCCCTCTCGCGTCTCTTGTGACGCAGGCGCCCTGGGCTTTTAGCGCGGGAAAAGGCCGCGGTTCGGAGCCGCGCCGGGGCTGCGGGGATCCGCTGTCGTCTCGGAGGTTGCCGCCGCGCTGCACCTTTGCGACCATGGGCCTGCTGGAGCTGTGCGAGGAGGTGTTCGGCACCGCCGACCTTTACCAAGTGCTGGGCGTGCGGCGCGAGGCCTCGGACAGCGAGGTCCGGCGCGGCTACCACAAAGTGTCCCTGCAGGTGCACCCGGACCGGGTGGGCGAGGGCGACAAGGAGGACGCCACCCGCCGCTTCCAGGTACGCGGGACCCCGCCTGCTCGGGCCGGCTGCTCCTCCGTCTCCCTCCGGCGGACCCGTGACCCTGGCACCCTTTTTCCCTGCAGATCCTGGGGAAAGTCTACTCGGTTCTGAGTGACAGCGAGCAGAGAGCACTGTATGACGAGCAGGGGACCGTGAGTGAAGACGCGGACGTGCTCACCCAGGACCGGGACTGGGAGACCTACTGGAGGTTACTTTTCAAGAAGGTAACTGGGAGCCCGGGCCTGCCGCCACTGCGgggcattcttttttgtttggtgtttggacCGCGCCCTGGTTCCGCTGGCTCTcggctctgcgctcgggaattgctcctggcgggctcgggggagcggatggaacccgggtcggccgcgtgcaaggcctgcgccctcctcgctgtgctcttgctccgcCCAAGGCGCTGTGTGCTGGATGGCAGGAACGAGGGACTTGGCTAGCCTTGGGATGCAAGCACATATGTCGGCAAGCCATGTGATAGAGCATGTAAGTCAGTGCATACGTGGAGATGTACACTTGGTTTCTGTGAACGAGTTTGCTGTGTCGTTGTTAGGTTGAATCCTGTGTAGGCGCTTTTTGTACTTGGCTTATGCACATTCCCTTATTGAACTGGGTCTTTGATTCCCCGTGGTTCCTAGCAAAAGGAGGACATTGTTTTTTACGAGATGTACTTTATTTTCCATATCAAACAGTGAGTCTCCAatggtctcccctccccccttctagCCACTGCAAAACATCACTCAGTTTTCTTGGTGCAGAGTTTAACAGTGAAAGTTGGACTAGAAGGTTGGAGAACTTTTGGGGAAACTGGTCTGGCAAATTTGATTCCTTGCCACAGTGTAAACTCCAGCAGCTGTTACATTTTGGAAGAAACAACACGGAAAGTTCTAGTTTTCCTTGAATGCTTTCTATTTAGAAGGACATTCTCCAAGTGAGAAATGTTTCTCTCATTTACCCAGATATCCCTAGAGGACATCCAGGCGTTTGAAAAGACGTACAAAGGATCCGAAGAGGAGCTAGCTGATATCAAACAGGCGTATCTGGACTTCAAGGGGGACATGGACCAGATCCTGGAGTCCGTGCTGTGTGTGCAGTACACAGACGAGCCCAGGATCCGGAGCATTATTCAGCAAGCCATCGATGCCAAAGAGGTGCCTGCCTACAAGGCCTTCGTCAGAGAATCAAAGCAGAAGATGAACGCGAGGAAAAGAAGGGTAAGGGTGTTTAGTGTTGGGGGCATCCCAGGTGATGCGTGGGGAGCCCGGAGGCCCCTTTGGCCACTATTGCCCGCAGTTTGGTGCTGGGGTCCTGTGCTGCTGCTCAGGCTTCTCCAGGGCCAcggccagctgtgctcaaggcctgGAGAGCTGCAGCCTGCAGTGCCGAGCCAGCTGGTGGGGCACACCGGGCCCGCATCttccccctgcactatctcctggCCCAAGGGGAAGATTGTTgagttctttttattctttatttccatCTTGTCTGTTTCCAAGAGGAACTAGTATTTATAGTGACAGAAGAGTCTATGCTATCCCTACAATAAGAGTTAATCTCAGTTTCATATTTTTCATCCTGTAAAATGGCATCTCTCCTTCAAAGCAGGTGCTCCTAGTGTGTTGTGCTAAAAAGGTTAtactacaggggccagagagatgtgaCACCCTcctacatggctgacctgggtttgatcccacccCAGATGGTTCTCAGAACCCCACtggggatgattcctgagcacagagcaagtaaGCCTTGGAGCAACATGGATGtgaccccactccctccccccccccaaaaaaaaaccctccagaaAGGATTGTGGTACATGAATTGTTAAATTCTATATTAATTGTGAAAGTTTCTAGTGTTACCCGAAGAATCAATCCTTTTACCCTATTCAGTCATCTCTCCCGGTAATGGAGTCCAGACAGTCCTCAGCAGAGTGCCCAGGGCAATAGAAGCCTCTGGGacctctttggttttttttctctttttgggtcatacccagggatgctcaggggttactcctggctctgcactcagaaattactcctggcggtgctgggggaaccatatggaatgctgggaatcgaacccgggtctacctcgttcaaggcaaatgccctagctgctgtgctatctctctgtccccatctGGGACCCTCTTTGTTTACTTAAAGGTGGGAGATTCCCAGGGGGACAGTGCAGTTATTTGTTTCCGAAAAGGGGAGTGGAGCGCTGGGTTTGGGGACCTCTGACCTGGGTGATAGTTTTCACTCCATTCAGACTGAGTTGCTCCCAGAATACTCATCTTTGAAACAAAGGTTTTAGTTTATTCCGACGGTATCTTTCCAAACACACTTTGGGCAGCACTTTTATGGAAAACCCAGAATTGTGAGCCCCTGTGGTCAGAGTGGGCAAGGGGGAAGTGGGGGCCAGCTTTCTTGTTCTgcagttttggggggtggggatactCTCTGGCAGGGAGAAGCCTTCAGGAGAGCTGCATGGGACTGGGAACCAAATGACCATGACCCACAGCGTGGATTTCTCAGTAGACACCACCTGGATAGCAGACAATGTCAGGCTGCAGCGCTCTGCCAGCTATCTCGGGGTGCTGTACTTCCGTAGGGCTGAATAGGAATGGGAATAGGTCTGATTAGAGGGAACATTGTCAAATGGCTGTGGCGCTTTTAAAGCAGGTCTTGTGGTCCAGCAGgtcgggcacctgccttgcatgtacccgACTAGGGTTCTCaatatcccatgtggtctcctgtgccctccaggagtgatctctgagcattgccaggtgtagccaaaaaacccaaaaataaaagtaaataaagctgGTCTTGCCTAACTAAAAGGCCGTCTCACCTGCGGCAGGGTTCCCTCCTGTCTGCCACTCAGGACTCCGGAGGGGTTACCCCAGACAGCGCAGATTCATTACGTGCTTGATTTTAGATTGACTTTTGGTTGTCTTACATTCGGAACCCCTGACTGTGGCCAAATGTTTTGTGAGCCCCACATTCAGTTACGCCTCCGCGGTGTGGGGCTGTGACCCAGAGCAGCTGTTACACCTGAGCACCAGCACTGGCTGGCCGAAATGGCAGTCAACAACTTGGGGTCAACGTTTCCACCCCAGACATGGGGTATCAGACCTGCGGTTGGAAACTAGAGAACTGGGAATGGGGGTAGGAATGGGATGAGCCTCGAGATGCGAGAACTGGGTTGTACATGGAGATTCCTGGCTCACTGCCTCCATCTGCTTCGAGTCGGCCTGATCACAGACCAGGAATCAAACGCAGGGCGGCTGCTCTTGCTGGCCCTCCGCTCTTGCTGGGCTACTGCTCTCCTGCTTGAGCCGGCTTCCCCGAACGCCTGCATTTTCAGTTGGTAATCAGCTCAATTGAGCACAGCCATCTTCAGTATGAGGCTATATTAGCTTTCGAAACTTCCCTAGAGTTTGGGGGGAGAAAAGAATGGCATAGTGCAAACCTGCCAGCAaatttgggggagggaaggaattaAAATTTCAGTAGATTGAATTTAAGGATGGAAAGTAGATCATGGAAACGGTCACTGTTGGAGTAGTGTCATGGTCTTCATTTAACTTCATTCccagaatcactgtcatcactgcctGGCAGTCACTGGGGGTTGGGATCTCTTGTCTTACCTGTAGCCCCGCAAGGGAGAACTGgcttccccacactctctcttggTATTTTGGTAACTTTGCCTTTTTGCCCTGGGGAAATTTGTCATAAGAAGGTGACTTTGAAATTAAATAATGGTTGAAACAAGAATTTGTTAGTCTTTGTTTTGACTACACAagacaattttgttgttgtttgtgggccataccatAGTACttcatgcttactcctggctctgtgctcagggatcattcctggttgggctTGGAGACCCATATtgggtgccgggggtcgaacctgggtcaatcatatgcaagacaagcaccctgctcactgtgcAACAAAACCGATTTTAGGTCAGGGTTATTCTTACGGATGCTGACCATCATGAAAATTGGGTTTCCAGGGGAGGAGTCTGAGGGGTCTACAGCCTGTCATATTTTTGAGGgcatcctgagttctgacctttATGAGTTctttcagcattttattttccttcctgtcACTATGTGGTTTATGAATACCAAACTCATTGTTACCGCTGGTAACAAACTCAttcgaccaagagtgtggaaaggtcggactatagctgaacctcaacaagatgatgctcatgaaaaatgaactagtccctgatgctccatttgctctcaatggaatgaacatctctgaatgcagcagctatgtgtacctgggtcgagaactcaacatgaggaacgacttggtgccagtaCTGAGCAGgatgaagagagcagcatggaacgccttcaagagtgttgaagaagtgcttaaaaggacgaaggacctccgactccggacacatcttttcgattccaccattcttcctgcactaacttatgcctcatagacctgggtcctacgcaaacaggatgagaatgctatttgggtatcccaaagaggaattgaaagagctatgcttagagtatcacatctcactcaagtgagagaaggaatccagagctccgacctctgtcgacgatcaagaatcagggacgctgtctcgtttgccaagacatcaaaaatcagatgggccggacatgtaatgcaattcagagatgaccactggactagagctgtgactgactagattccacgggacgtcaaaagacctcgtggccgcccaccaatgggatggtcagatttctttgttaaaaccctgaatgaggcttttcctgttcctggagtgagcagataccattgggctacactagcatgcgacagggacaaatggagacacgttactggcgcctgctcgagcaaatcgaagatcaacgggaagacaagtgatacaagtgaagtgattgtTACCGCTAGCAAGTAGAGATGGGGAAAACTCAGAAATATTTATCAGAACACATCTACTGCTTGCTCTCAGCAGTgacattttatgtaattttatgtaaatttattacataaatttatgtaattttatgtaatttcttttagtgacatttatgtaattttatttgtataattcttttgtttttggggcacaccctgaaatgctcagggcttacccctggccctgtgcttagggatcactcctcgtggtgtgcagggaccatagggggtgctggggatcgagcaaggtcagccatattcaaggcaagcaccttgtccctatactctctggtccctatttatagaattattaatttgaagggattttttttttctttttgggttacatccagtgatacacaggggttactcctggctcatacactcaggaattactcctggctgtgcttgggtgaccatatgggatgctgggaattgaactcgggtcggccgcgtgcaaggcaaatgccctacccgctgtgctagctctccagcccctgaagggaTCTTAATCATAGATCTCTTACTGTGGGGAAAGGGTGTATTTATAATTCCTGTTGCTTGTCATGGAGTCTCTTGACTTTCTGTTTTAGGCTCAGGAAGAGGCTGAAGAAGCGGAGAAGACCCGGAAGGAGTTGGGACTGGAAGAAGGAGTGGACAGCCTGAGAGCAGTGATCCAGGTCAGCTTCCCAGAGGGCAGCTTCTCTCTGCAGGCCCTTGCTGTCTCTCTGATGTCTTTTCCTACTTCTAATGGGTCTTGGGGAGTGGACCTATAGtctttgaggtttttgttttcagacatttttttaaaaattttattaaaagtactGGATATACAAAGTTACattacagttgtttcaagcacagtgttccagcaccaccagtgtgacctcccCTCCACCTGTTTCCCTCCAGTCCCAACCTGCTCTTTTcagacattcctttttttttcttttttcctgttttagtcacacccggcgatgcacaggggttactcctggctttgcactcaggaattactcctggcggtgctcgggggaccacatgggattctgggaattgaacccgggtcagccgcatgcaaggcaaatgccctacctgctgtgctattatttctccagcccctctttcagtCATTCTTGTGCCATATATTTAGCTCTTTAAAGGTGCATTTCACTGGATTCTAATCATAAAGCTCTTCAACTTTAGCACTGATTATAGGACACGGCCATCAGGCTAATGtcttaccctaaccctaacaatCACTTCCCATTCTCCTGTCTACCCACCCCGAGCAACTATtaagtgttttctctctctagaaGTCTATGTTTTTGAAAACTTGTGTCTTAATTTTCCAAACAGAGTAGACAGAAGGATCGACAAAAGGAAATGGACAGTTTTCTGGCTCAGATGGAAGCAAAGTACTGCAAACCTTCCAATCGAGGAGGGAAAAAAACAGCtctcaagaaaggaaagaaatgaattttCTACTCAGAAGTCCTCAAATGTTAGTTGGCGACTTTGTAGGCAAGATGCAGTCATGATCTGAAGGCAAGCCAACCCACACTGAGCAAAGGCGCTTTTCCGCCTGTATTACTTAGATTGGCTTTGAAAACCAAGAAGGAGCTCTGAACCTGACTTGAGTAATCCTAAGAACCCGAGTCTGAGGCCATACTGGGAATTTGGTGATAGTTAAGGGGGAATACTTCCCGATAGCACTGCATATATGAATCTTCTGTACCTGGAAATTTGCAGGGATGTGGGCCTGTCCATACTGCCGGAAAAGTTAACATTCAGGAGCAAGATGCAGATAATTCTGAGTAATGTGCATACTTATTCAAGCAAGTTTTTACCTAGTTAGAATACCTTCAAAACATTTGCTAGACTTGTCTTCTACTAACACTTGGTCGTTCTCCTACAGTTTGATGATAATAAATAGTCACTAtctcctttctcttttactcAGCCAGGTTTTGTACTCTTTACTTGATGTATAGGAGGTATCCAGAGTACTTCCAAGTATTTTTGTAAGATTTATACATGAATAAGTAACAGAAATGACTGTCAGGATCTGGGagcttttaaaacaattttataataatcatttaaaatgacCTGGAGAGACCGGAGGGATGGAAACAACAGCCACtggggcactttgccttgcatgtggtcgatccaggttcagttcccagcactgtgtatggtcccctgagcactgccaggagtaattcctgagtgcagagccaggactaagcccttgagcatagctgggtatggcaccaaaacaaaaaaatttaaatgacctataaaaaaaaaaatgccgattttctttttttttatctatttcaaCTGGTCCACAAATTGGGGCTAATATGCAGATGCAAAAAAAGCATAAAGAAGAAATCTTATCTTAGTTGATGACCTGAGTTAAGTAGCATAGAGTTGGGTGTTTGGCCTGGCTGTAACTCCTGAATAAGCTTAATTCACTGAACTTCTCTGAACTTGTCCCTCATTTATAAAGGCTGAGGGGTCTGGGAAAATACCATTTGAGAAGCCCTTTCCAATCCAGCTCtaagttttaaaaggaaattgtTGTGATCCAATAAtttgttatcatgtatattcacAGTATTGATTTGTGAAAATAgtactaatttatattttttaggttGATTGGAATTTTGTTAGAATATATGGAAGATTTTAGGGACTGttcaacttaaaatatttgtaaactagTCAATATCATGCATAAAACAAGTTGATCACTGAACTTTATGTATCATAATTTATCAAAGCACTTGACATATTTCAGATAGATTACAAACAAGTTAAAAATGCgctttaattatattaaaaatataatttaatacaaGTTGCCTGAAGCATGCTTTCATATGATAACATTAGAACACTGATATAGTCTTAAGCATTGCCCCAGTTTAtgattatttgaatttattcacTATGAAGATTATCAATAAAAGGTCTAAAACAATTATGCATCAAAATTCAGTGAGATTTaagtaaaatgaatttaattCATAGTTAAAACCATTGCTGTATTTATGAGTGCTGCTCAGGAAAAGGGCCGTGGTAAAATAATATTGTAGTTTTCTAATGCTGCATGCAGAATGTTTTTTACTGAATTAACTGCCAGAATTTCTGCAGTTTTAAGGGATTGCACCTTAGTGGAGTACTAACAgattccaaattattttttaattgatgtagAGCTGCAGAAGATTTGGCAAGGTGAGTTTAATACTTTGGAAAAAATGGCCAATAAAGTACTTTAAGAAGAAAATGAGCATAGCCTGATAATGAAGCTGGTATTATGAGGTTGAGCTGGCttctctggggggaaaaaaaaagattggttatATGTTACTTTATAAACCGTGCTCAGCAAACAGTGCTCAACATTTCTGTCTTAGTTATACTCACTGCCTTTGGACTCAAAAGCTTTGGGGGCAATAATATTGGATGAGTTGTTCAAATTTTAATCAGCACTCTACAAAATAACTTCAGTGGCTACAACTCACCAGAAATTGAATACAAGCAATTTTCCAAAGCCAGTGATAATGTTATCAAACAATCATTTGTTGCTTTTGTGTATATACAGACTCATAGAATCTTGTAGTAATTGAACTGATCATTGTTAACAGACAACATGAGCAGTGATTTGGGGTTCTTTGTTTGTTACATCTCTGGGTACAAATTTAACTGTCTGGTCTAATAGGCTGGTTAATGAATGCTGAAAGACAATAATTACAGGAGATAAAATAGTACCCATGTAATTTTTGGCAGGTATTTTTTCCCCTCAGTCAGTTGTACCAAGATACTCGGAATGAAGTTGGAGCGAGTCATTTCTTGCATGCAAGCTGTGGATCACAAGGTGGCGACTTGGTTCACGAAATCTTCCCATTTGTTACCTTTAGCCTGAAGCAGGTTCTTCTCGGTTTTTGCCCTACAGTCCCTGCCTGGATCTAGAGAATGGTCCACCTCTGTTTTGAGATTTTGTAGACCCGTGTAACTGAAAACCTGTCAAAAATGATGCCACAGCATGACATTAGTACATACTCTAAACTTGGCAATCTCAAAGCTCTTACATAAGGACTTTCCTGCTCCAATGACCATTTAAACTTTCAAGTTGGAGAATGGAGGtaaaggacagtgggtaggggtttgccttgcacatggccagcctgggtttgagtcctaaCACCCCATACaggagcccttccaggagtgattcctgagcaccactggttgtggcccaaaacaaaacagtggtaAGTAGTTACCAAGGCCGTTAAAAATACTTATACATTTTATCCTGTCAAAACTGGTTACCAAAGTAGTAACCTCCTTTTAAAGAGCCCACTAATTATAAAGAACTAAAATGTCTTTCTCTTACTTAAATGTTATAATAGCTGCAGCTGATGACTATTTGAGGGTAGAATTTTCACTTACTGGCTGATGCACTATTAACCTAGCATTTCTAAAGCACCTCCAACATGATGAGAATGATCTCAATGGTGAAAAGACCATTTGAGGAAAATCTAAGATCTACTTAGGCACAGGCCTACAATAGTTacattgcagatttttttttaggaGTGATGAAATGAAGTAGATGTTAGAACTCTGGGtttccaggggttgaacccaggtcagctgtgtgcaaggcagacactggCCGGGTCTCCACCCCCTCAGATAAGTGGGTCCTACCTGGCCCTGCAGACCCCCGGGCAGCGCGGGCCTGCTGAGGGTACTCAACAGCACGGAAGCGGTGAGACTGGGTGTCTGgctggaaagttaaaaaaaaaaaaagttatttcttaaaatgcaaCTTTCCCCAAAGGAT
This region includes:
- the DNAJC9 gene encoding dnaJ homolog subfamily C member 9 — encoded protein: MGLLELCEEVFGTADLYQVLGVRREASDSEVRRGYHKVSLQVHPDRVGEGDKEDATRRFQILGKVYSVLSDSEQRALYDEQGTVSEDADVLTQDRDWETYWRLLFKKISLEDIQAFEKTYKGSEEELADIKQAYLDFKGDMDQILESVLCVQYTDEPRIRSIIQQAIDAKEVPAYKAFVRESKQKMNARKRRAQEEAEEAEKTRKELGLEEGVDSLRAVIQSRQKDRQKEMDSFLAQMEAKYCKPSNRGGKKTALKKGKK